Proteins from a genomic interval of Paenibacillus sp. FSL R5-0623:
- a CDS encoding alpha/beta hydrolase codes for MNVNQQADREVQSKSKTKKVLGILFKVLCAIIIAILLFVAIVYTVNKISSYSEQKRMEPYGQHVSVDGKNMNVFIQGEGEETIVLLPGFGTAAPALDFKPLISELSPYYKVVVVEPFGYGLSDQTEKERSTANIVSEIHEALQRLHIDRYILMGHSISGIYSLDYVNKYADEISAYVGLDSSVPAISEQKIDSSDTQPIKWFRNLGFARVQLKLSADPYDGLPYDEQTKKQLNILIRKNMYNTTQLNEAESMYSNFKASEQLTLPVNLPVLFFVQKNHPVADNWVPEHEKLIENSARGEVVLLEANHYLYRSHAKEIAEGVRAFMIRDEREEFN; via the coding sequence ATGAATGTGAATCAACAAGCAGACAGAGAAGTCCAGAGTAAGAGCAAAACCAAGAAAGTGTTAGGCATTTTGTTTAAAGTACTATGCGCAATCATTATAGCAATCTTACTTTTTGTAGCTATCGTATATACCGTCAATAAAATCAGCAGTTATTCGGAGCAAAAAAGAATGGAGCCGTATGGTCAACATGTATCCGTAGACGGAAAAAATATGAATGTGTTCATTCAAGGCGAAGGCGAGGAAACGATTGTGCTTCTGCCTGGTTTTGGAACAGCGGCACCAGCGCTTGATTTTAAACCTCTTATCTCCGAGTTATCTCCATATTATAAAGTTGTCGTTGTTGAGCCCTTTGGTTACGGATTGAGTGATCAGACCGAAAAGGAACGTAGTACAGCAAATATCGTCAGTGAAATTCATGAAGCGTTACAGCGTCTACATATTGATCGTTATATCCTCATGGGTCATTCCATTTCGGGGATCTATAGCCTGGATTACGTGAACAAGTATGCAGATGAAATAAGTGCATATGTTGGGCTGGATAGCAGTGTTCCAGCGATAAGTGAACAGAAGATTGATTCATCAGATACACAACCGATTAAATGGTTCCGCAACTTAGGTTTCGCCCGAGTGCAACTGAAACTGAGTGCTGACCCTTATGATGGACTGCCTTATGATGAGCAAACGAAAAAACAATTGAACATTCTGATACGCAAAAATATGTATAATACCACGCAATTAAATGAGGCAGAAAGTATGTATTCCAACTTTAAAGCATCTGAACAACTAACTTTGCCTGTTAATCTTCCAGTTCTTTTCTTTGTTCAAAAGAATCATCCGGTAGCAGACAATTGGGTTCCGGAACACGAGAAGTTAATAGAGAACTCTGCGCGTGGTGAAGTGGTGCTGCTGGAAGCAAATCATTATTTGTATCGTTCCCATGCCAAAGAAATTGCTGAAGGTGTCAGAGCATTTATGATCCGTGATGAGAGAGAGGAATTCAATTGA
- a CDS encoding serine hydrolase domain-containing protein has protein sequence MGRQKGKRTSITALTLVLTMLAPMSAMAAPPTSSSDFTYEPTKKTVMEKAKLLTEKHGITSLQYALIDGGEIVVSGQTGKNDKNNKVPLTPDTIYGIGSTSKMFLTASVMKLVEEGKVDLDLPVVNYIPDFEMKDHRYKQITPRMLLNHSSGLLGSTGSNATLYGDNDTYSHDTFLDQLASQNLKADPGAFSVYSNDGFTLSEIMVERVSGMSFTAFIHQYFTEPLDMKHTKTPQDVVDPADMAGIYSPLVAGQLPQENYNVIATGGIYSTAEDLVKFSQIFTGEVQDILTNKSVEAMAQEEYKRGMWPEDSDTSISYGLGWDSVNLYPFSEYGIKAVTKGGDTISYHSSFVVLPEYNLAAAVTSSGGTSAKDQFIASELLLSALEEKGIITERKPEKSFGVPVKADIPKEIATNVGIYGGNNSVKKIEMNTAGQMTISTPAAPSEPAQKYTYTADGTFVNDEGTQKLKFVKEKNGRTYLWYRSYISLPGLGQLAFSEYKMEKLEANELSQDITASWEQREGKKYYLLNEKYTSTVYLNSAPILPIHLDKETPGYVSNTKIIGANEAVTELQIPGLAGRDTKEIYFAKKNGVEYITAVGSIYASEEMVQPLYSGKQSLATIQEDGYVRWFSIPATVKGKVMTVGMPANGAFAVYDQKGVCINHTVVSGKNVVVLPENGRIVFAGEVESTFEISLKK, from the coding sequence ATGGGACGACAAAAGGGAAAACGAACTTCAATCACCGCCTTAACTCTGGTGTTAACGATGTTGGCTCCAATGTCTGCAATGGCTGCGCCTCCTACAAGTAGCAGTGATTTTACGTATGAACCAACCAAGAAAACCGTGATGGAGAAAGCCAAGTTACTCACCGAGAAACATGGAATCACAAGTCTCCAATATGCCCTTATCGATGGTGGCGAGATTGTGGTGTCCGGTCAGACGGGTAAAAACGATAAAAACAACAAGGTGCCTCTTACGCCCGATACAATCTATGGCATAGGATCAACGAGTAAAATGTTCCTCACCGCTTCTGTTATGAAGTTAGTTGAAGAAGGCAAGGTAGATTTGGATCTGCCTGTTGTGAACTATATACCTGATTTTGAGATGAAAGATCATCGCTACAAACAAATCACACCACGCATGCTGTTGAATCATTCTTCCGGTCTGCTGGGCAGCACGGGTAGCAATGCCACATTGTACGGGGATAATGATACGTACTCACATGATACGTTTCTGGACCAATTGGCAAGTCAAAACCTGAAGGCAGATCCCGGTGCGTTCTCGGTGTATAGTAACGATGGGTTTACGTTATCCGAGATTATGGTTGAACGTGTTAGCGGCATGAGTTTTACAGCTTTTATACACCAATATTTTACGGAACCTTTGGACATGAAACATACAAAAACACCACAGGATGTGGTAGATCCGGCAGACATGGCGGGAATCTATTCTCCTTTGGTTGCGGGTCAGCTTCCACAAGAGAATTATAATGTTATCGCTACTGGAGGCATTTATTCCACCGCTGAAGATCTTGTGAAATTTTCACAGATTTTCACGGGAGAGGTCCAAGACATTCTTACCAATAAGTCTGTAGAAGCCATGGCGCAAGAAGAATACAAAAGAGGCATGTGGCCAGAGGATAGTGATACGTCTATATCTTACGGGTTAGGGTGGGATAGTGTAAATCTGTACCCATTCAGTGAATACGGCATCAAGGCAGTAACAAAAGGTGGAGATACCATATCGTATCACTCATCTTTCGTCGTACTGCCGGAATATAATCTGGCTGCAGCCGTTACCTCATCAGGTGGGACAAGTGCCAAAGATCAGTTCATTGCGAGTGAATTATTACTCAGCGCACTTGAGGAAAAGGGCATCATTACAGAACGGAAGCCGGAAAAATCGTTTGGTGTGCCTGTGAAGGCAGATATACCTAAAGAAATAGCCACGAATGTAGGTATATATGGCGGCAATAATTCAGTTAAGAAGATCGAAATGAATACTGCTGGACAAATGACTATATCCACACCCGCAGCTCCAAGTGAACCGGCTCAAAAATACACCTATACAGCGGATGGTACTTTTGTTAACGATGAGGGCACGCAAAAGTTGAAATTTGTTAAGGAGAAGAATGGAAGGACTTATCTGTGGTATCGATCTTATATATCCTTGCCAGGACTTGGACAATTGGCTTTCTCCGAATATAAAATGGAGAAGCTGGAAGCCAATGAATTATCCCAGGATATAACGGCCTCATGGGAGCAGCGTGAAGGTAAAAAATATTACCTGCTGAATGAGAAATATACATCAACGGTTTATCTCAATTCGGCACCAATTCTCCCTATTCATTTGGACAAAGAGACCCCTGGGTATGTATCCAATACTAAGATTATTGGAGCAAACGAAGCAGTCACGGAGCTGCAAATCCCTGGCCTAGCTGGACGTGATACAAAGGAGATTTATTTTGCTAAAAAGAACGGAGTAGAGTACATTACAGCCGTCGGTAGCATATACGCCAGTGAGGAAATGGTACAACCACTATATTCGGGTAAACAATCTCTAGCAACGATTCAAGAAGATGGATATGTCAGATGGTTTTCGATACCAGCAACTGTGAAAGGAAAAGTCATGACGGTGGGAATGCCTGCAAATGGCGCCTTTGCTGTATATGATCAGAAGGGTGTTTGTATTAATCACACCGTGGTCAGCGGAAAGAATGTGGTTGTTTTACCAGAGAACGGCCGCATTGTATTTGCTGGTGAGGTTGAATCCACGTTTGAAATTTCATTGAAAAAGTAA
- a CDS encoding MarR family winged helix-turn-helix transcriptional regulator yields MRRFNRFYTNILGVLDKHILGTGYSFAEVRVIIEIGIRGESIANNLVDTLTIDRSYMSRIVNKLSKEGLLVKVNSAVDSRVSLIRLTAKGEELYAQLNARSDQQILKLMQELNEEEIQEVYTSMMNIQEKLNKKAGETTR; encoded by the coding sequence ATGCGACGTTTTAACCGTTTTTATACCAACATACTCGGTGTACTCGATAAGCATATTCTCGGAACAGGCTATTCGTTTGCAGAAGTACGAGTCATTATTGAGATTGGAATTCGGGGAGAGAGCATTGCGAACAATCTGGTAGATACACTGACCATTGATCGCAGTTACATGAGCCGAATTGTGAACAAATTGTCCAAGGAAGGGCTGCTGGTGAAAGTGAATTCTGCGGTCGACAGCCGAGTCAGTCTGATTCGTCTGACAGCCAAGGGTGAGGAACTGTATGCCCAATTGAATGCTCGATCCGACCAACAGATCCTGAAGTTAATGCAAGAATTGAATGAAGAAGAGATTCAAGAGGTATACACCTCCATGATGAACATACAAGAGAAGTTGAACAAGAAAGCAGGAGAGACCACACGATGA
- a CDS encoding alpha/beta fold hydrolase, producing MRLFEILLVLSCFALLIDLLFIKRSAKKIGLGLGIGSSVILLVQLLVEGYRWQLLLVYIMAALFIIIVLLRHSEKMMKLKIGKFLKYSLSSLIVILLVGSTALSVYLPVFNLPKPDGPEKVGTQTFHFTDQNRDEVFTEDQSDKRELMVQVWYPTENRNNIKRDTLFPKDRERFKKYIQSFSNSLKLPEFVLDYWKYSQTNSYENSEILSSTSPYPLVLLSHGMGTSRVLHVSQAENLASHGFIVVTIDHTYNTFATLFPDGRVTDYKKSTTTLDERTKTGDIWTKDVEFVIDQIEKLNSGSIESQFKGKIDLDHIGAMGHSFGGATAFNATYLDQRIKAGVNMDGSLYEVDNRDDINKPFMFIRSGSFEDWFANFEMDRNSDDEVTKSLSDELHIMKNVMNHGGKVIYVEGTQHFNFTDLQFYSELVKLSGITGDINGKRGSNIVNQYVLDFFNKQLKGTGGDLIQGPNDLYPEVKFVDPEEL from the coding sequence TTGAGATTATTTGAGATACTGTTAGTTCTATCCTGTTTCGCGTTACTCATAGACCTACTATTTATTAAAAGAAGTGCAAAGAAAATAGGCTTGGGTTTGGGAATAGGAAGTAGCGTTATATTATTAGTTCAATTGTTGGTTGAGGGATACAGATGGCAGTTGCTTCTGGTATATATCATGGCGGCTCTATTCATAATTATTGTTTTACTCAGACATTCCGAAAAGATGATGAAGCTTAAAATAGGGAAGTTCTTGAAATATAGTTTATCTTCCCTGATTGTCATTCTGCTTGTTGGTTCTACTGCCTTGTCTGTATACTTACCTGTCTTTAATTTGCCGAAGCCGGATGGTCCAGAGAAAGTGGGTACTCAAACCTTTCATTTTACAGATCAGAACAGAGATGAAGTCTTCACTGAAGATCAAAGTGATAAGAGGGAACTAATGGTTCAAGTTTGGTACCCTACTGAAAATAGGAATAATATCAAGCGTGACACGCTGTTTCCAAAAGATAGAGAGAGGTTCAAAAAGTATATTCAGAGCTTCTCTAATTCTTTAAAACTGCCTGAATTTGTGCTCGACTATTGGAAGTATAGTCAAACCAACTCTTATGAAAATAGTGAAATATTGTCTTCTACAAGTCCTTATCCCTTGGTACTACTATCTCATGGTATGGGAACTAGTAGAGTTCTACATGTATCACAGGCCGAGAATCTGGCCAGTCATGGGTTTATCGTGGTCACCATCGATCATACGTATAACACCTTTGCTACCCTTTTTCCAGATGGCCGTGTAACGGATTACAAAAAAAGTACGACTACACTAGATGAACGTACAAAAACAGGGGATATCTGGACGAAAGATGTAGAGTTTGTAATCGATCAAATCGAAAAGCTGAATTCAGGATCAATCGAAAGTCAGTTTAAAGGAAAAATCGATCTAGATCACATCGGCGCGATGGGGCATTCTTTTGGGGGGGCAACCGCGTTTAATGCAACGTATTTAGATCAGAGAATCAAGGCCGGAGTTAACATGGATGGGTCACTATATGAAGTGGATAATAGAGATGATATAAACAAGCCGTTTATGTTCATCCGATCGGGAAGTTTTGAAGACTGGTTCGCCAACTTTGAAATGGATAGAAATTCGGATGATGAAGTAACTAAATCTCTTTCAGATGAGCTACACATTATGAAAAATGTTATGAATCATGGGGGAAAAGTGATCTATGTAGAAGGAACTCAGCACTTCAATTTCACGGACCTTCAGTTCTATTCAGAGCTGGTTAAACTGTCCGGGATCACAGGAGATATCAATGGTAAAAGAGGATCAAACATCGTAAATCAATATGTACTCGACTTCTTTAACAAGCAACTGAAAGGAACGGGTGGAGATCTGATTCAGGGTCCAAACGACTTGTATCCGGAGGTGAAATTTGTAGACCCAGAAGAACTCTAA
- a CDS encoding low specificity L-threonine aldolase, which produces MIRFECDYNEGAHERILQRLMETNMEQTSGYGTDEHCERARMLIRQACDNEQADVHFLVGGTQTNTTVIASILRPYQGVIAATSGHIAVHETGAIEATGHKVLTVPSEDGKITPDQVRAVYDAHMNESSPEHCVQPGMVYISQPTENGTMYSKAELQALHTVSRACGLPFFVDGARLGYALASRDCDMTFADLARLCDVFYIGGTKIGALMGEAVVILNDALKPDFRYMIKQKGGLLAKGRLLGIQFETLFEDGLYLDISRHAVDMALRIHDSLEQHGVRFLYDSPTNQQFPILPDRLLEKLRSGYTFTFWEKVDDTHSAVRFCTSWATRQENVDALTRDIAQLLHGEIHVPERVEALV; this is translated from the coding sequence ATGATACGATTTGAATGTGATTATAACGAGGGTGCACATGAACGAATTTTACAAAGACTGATGGAAACCAATATGGAACAGACGAGCGGGTATGGTACGGATGAACACTGTGAACGTGCGAGAATGCTTATTCGTCAGGCCTGTGACAATGAGCAAGCTGATGTTCATTTCTTGGTTGGCGGTACACAGACAAATACAACGGTGATTGCATCTATTTTGCGTCCATATCAAGGTGTGATTGCTGCGACCTCGGGACACATTGCGGTTCATGAAACTGGAGCTATTGAAGCTACGGGACATAAGGTGCTCACGGTTCCAAGCGAGGACGGAAAGATCACGCCTGATCAGGTTAGAGCAGTCTATGATGCACATATGAATGAGTCGTCACCGGAACACTGTGTTCAACCAGGAATGGTCTACATATCCCAGCCAACGGAGAACGGAACGATGTATAGCAAGGCAGAACTGCAAGCATTGCACACAGTGAGCAGAGCTTGTGGTCTTCCTTTTTTCGTGGATGGAGCACGTCTTGGATATGCACTTGCTTCTCGCGATTGCGATATGACATTTGCTGACCTTGCACGCTTGTGCGATGTATTTTACATCGGGGGAACCAAGATTGGCGCATTGATGGGAGAAGCGGTCGTTATCCTGAATGATGCACTGAAACCGGATTTTCGTTATATGATCAAACAAAAAGGTGGTCTGCTTGCCAAAGGCAGATTGCTGGGTATCCAATTCGAAACGTTGTTCGAAGATGGTCTGTACCTCGATATTTCTCGCCATGCCGTAGATATGGCCTTGAGAATTCATGATTCACTCGAACAGCACGGGGTACGTTTCCTGTACGACTCACCAACCAACCAGCAGTTTCCGATTCTGCCTGATCGTTTGCTTGAGAAATTACGCAGCGGTTATACGTTCACCTTCTGGGAAAAGGTTGACGATACACACAGTGCGGTGCGGTTCTGCACCAGCTGGGCAACTCGTCAAGAGAATGTGGATGCACTGACTCGTGATATCGCTCAATTATTGCACGGAGAGATCCACGTGCCAGAACGGGTCGAAGCATTGGTCTAA
- a CDS encoding HAMP domain-containing sensor histidine kinase gives MIRSLYIRVVLTFLISVIAGTVISFFMSTWIFEDKLNENARINIRNFGQDVVQIYKTMPLDEAELFVSNMKQLDSYHIRIYDATGKLQTYGKLNGHKSAAVSMEQLKKVLNGGVVQDTPKGIATVLLGLPIKTEMGTKAMFLETLAPPSASFVVQFGLIFASCSLIAGSLLILIASVYLVRPIKKLTKATKRIAAGDFNVKLNIKQTTEIGTLARSFEEMMHDLQQLEQMRREFVTNVSHEVQSPLTSISGYASALKQVNLSEQERNRYLDIIISEAKRMSKMSDSLLKLSLLESQSQQLRLTTLSLDEQIRRVIVALQPQWSGRNIHFELDLENVKVTADHDQLNQVWTNIIGNSIKFSEDGGMIKVSIEEDFKNVTVRISDTGIGIPLEDQKRIFDRFFKADRSHSRKYDGSGMGLAIVKQIVSLHQGDIRVESEPGQGTTLMITLPIHPPTDS, from the coding sequence ATGATCAGATCATTATACATTCGTGTGGTGCTCACCTTTCTGATTTCTGTCATCGCTGGTACAGTTATTTCTTTTTTTATGTCAACCTGGATATTCGAAGATAAATTGAACGAAAATGCCCGAATTAACATACGCAACTTTGGCCAAGACGTAGTGCAGATATATAAGACGATGCCTCTGGATGAAGCAGAATTATTCGTTAGCAATATGAAACAGCTTGATTCATATCATATTCGAATTTATGATGCAACGGGCAAACTCCAGACATATGGGAAGCTTAATGGACATAAATCAGCTGCTGTATCGATGGAGCAACTCAAAAAAGTTTTAAATGGAGGGGTTGTTCAAGACACACCCAAGGGGATCGCTACCGTTCTTTTGGGGCTACCGATTAAGACGGAAATGGGCACAAAAGCGATGTTTTTGGAAACTCTCGCACCGCCCTCCGCCTCTTTTGTAGTCCAGTTTGGCTTAATCTTTGCAAGCTGTTCGTTGATTGCAGGAAGTCTGTTGATTCTGATTGCTTCTGTATACCTGGTGAGACCGATCAAGAAATTGACCAAAGCGACCAAACGGATTGCAGCTGGAGATTTCAATGTCAAGCTGAACATCAAGCAAACGACTGAAATAGGTACGTTGGCTCGCAGCTTTGAAGAAATGATGCATGATCTTCAGCAGTTGGAGCAGATGCGCAGGGAATTCGTTACAAATGTTTCGCATGAGGTTCAGTCTCCGCTCACCTCGATATCCGGTTACGCTTCGGCACTGAAGCAAGTAAATCTCTCAGAACAAGAACGAAACCGTTACCTGGATATTATCATCTCAGAAGCAAAAAGAATGTCCAAAATGAGCGATAGCCTGCTGAAGCTGAGTTTGCTTGAATCGCAGTCACAGCAACTACGGCTCACCACCTTAAGCCTTGATGAACAGATCAGGCGGGTCATCGTGGCGCTTCAGCCGCAATGGTCTGGGCGCAACATTCATTTCGAGCTTGATTTGGAGAACGTGAAGGTAACGGCTGATCACGATCAGTTAAATCAGGTATGGACAAACATCATCGGAAATAGCATCAAGTTTTCCGAGGATGGCGGTATGATTAAAGTCAGTATCGAAGAGGACTTCAAAAATGTGACTGTTCGAATATCCGACACGGGTATTGGAATTCCCCTGGAAGATCAGAAGCGTATATTCGACCGTTTTTTCAAGGCAGATCGTTCCCACAGTCGCAAATACGATGGGAGTGGTATGGGACTTGCTATCGTTAAACAGATCGTCTCCCTTCATCAGGGTGACATCCGAGTGGAAAGCGAACCTGGTCAAGGTACGACCTTAATGATCACGTTGCCCATCCATCCACCAACGGATAGTTAG
- a CDS encoding response regulator transcription factor — protein MATILVADDDANIRELVCLFLKNDGFTTVEAADGKEALTIYGETPVDLVVLDIMMPVMDGWALCKELRRANPDLPLLMLTARGETWEKVKGFELGTDDYLTKPFDPLELTARVRALLKRYKIGSTHTIQFGNVILDRQTYKVMRGTESLTLPLKEFELLYKLAGTPGQVYTREQLIDQIWGIDYAGDDRTVDVHIKRLRERFATTPDFRIETVRGLGYRLEVHE, from the coding sequence ATGGCTACTATACTCGTTGCAGACGACGATGCGAACATTCGTGAACTCGTCTGTCTATTTCTCAAAAACGATGGATTCACAACAGTGGAAGCTGCGGATGGTAAGGAAGCTCTCACTATATATGGCGAAACTCCAGTGGATCTTGTCGTCCTTGATATTATGATGCCTGTCATGGATGGTTGGGCACTGTGCAAAGAACTCCGAAGAGCCAATCCCGACCTCCCGTTACTCATGCTGACAGCGAGAGGAGAGACTTGGGAGAAGGTGAAAGGATTCGAACTGGGTACGGATGATTATTTGACCAAACCGTTTGATCCATTAGAGCTGACCGCTCGTGTCCGAGCATTACTGAAACGATACAAAATCGGCTCCACACATACAATCCAGTTTGGCAACGTCATTCTGGACCGCCAGACGTATAAGGTGATGAGAGGCACAGAGTCGCTTACGTTACCACTTAAGGAGTTCGAATTGCTGTATAAGCTTGCTGGAACACCAGGACAAGTCTATACACGTGAGCAATTGATCGATCAGATATGGGGTATTGATTACGCCGGAGATGATCGAACGGTAGACGTACATATCAAGCGCCTGCGCGAACGATTCGCGACGACACCTGATTTTCGGATTGAAACGGTGCGTGGGCTAGGATACAGGCTTGAGGTCCATGAATGA
- a CDS encoding ABC transporter ATP-binding protein yields MIRRFFSYYRPYKKLFLIDFGCAVLAGLLELAFPLAVSKFINELLPGQDWPLIMLACVVLLSIYALNTVLNYVVTYWGHMLGINIETNMREKMFAHLQKLSFRFFDNRKTGHLIGHLTNDLNDIGEVAHHGPEDVFIAVMTLIGSFWLMANINLELALLTFIIIPIMAWVIIVFGGRMTKTYRRLFGDVGNFNARIEDNVGGMRVVQSFANEEHEKELFAVDNQNFRKTKLLAYKTMAKSISVSYMMMRLVTVFVMISGAWFYIDGRINMGDFMAFLLLSNIFFRPIEKINAVIESYPKGIAGFKRYLEIIDTEPEIADSKNAVEFESVKGDIRFENVSFGYESSRRILSDISLSVRPGETVAFVGPSGAGKTTICSLLPRFYEVEEGRITVDGVDIRDVKLQSLRKHIGIVQQDVFLFSGTIKENIAYGDLSATDEQIWDAARRASLEELILTLPDGMDTVIGERGVKLSGGQKQRLSIARMFLKNPPILILDEATSALDTETEALIQQSLAELSVGRTTLVIAHRLTTIKNADRIIVVNTDGIAEQGNHEELVAAGGIYSRLHQVQYSHS; encoded by the coding sequence ATGATTCGTCGTTTTTTTTCGTATTATCGTCCCTATAAAAAACTGTTTTTGATTGATTTTGGATGCGCTGTACTTGCAGGTCTTCTGGAGTTGGCTTTCCCCCTTGCCGTCAGCAAATTCATTAATGAATTGTTGCCAGGGCAGGATTGGCCTCTCATTATGCTTGCCTGTGTTGTGCTGTTATCCATCTATGCACTTAATACCGTGTTGAACTATGTAGTTACATATTGGGGACATATGCTGGGCATTAACATTGAGACCAACATGCGTGAGAAGATGTTCGCTCACTTGCAGAAGCTGTCCTTCCGTTTCTTCGATAATCGTAAAACAGGCCACTTAATTGGTCATCTTACGAATGATCTGAATGATATCGGCGAGGTTGCTCACCATGGACCTGAAGATGTATTCATCGCAGTAATGACATTAATTGGATCGTTCTGGCTGATGGCTAACATTAATCTGGAGCTTGCGCTGCTTACCTTTATCATTATCCCAATTATGGCTTGGGTCATTATCGTATTTGGTGGTCGCATGACAAAGACGTATCGGCGACTTTTCGGAGACGTCGGCAATTTCAATGCGCGTATTGAAGATAACGTCGGCGGTATGCGTGTTGTGCAATCGTTCGCCAACGAAGAACATGAGAAAGAACTTTTTGCAGTGGACAATCAGAATTTCCGTAAAACCAAACTGCTTGCCTACAAAACGATGGCGAAAAGTATCTCGGTCAGTTATATGATGATGCGACTGGTTACTGTGTTTGTCATGATCAGTGGGGCTTGGTTTTATATCGATGGCAGAATCAATATGGGTGACTTTATGGCATTCCTGCTCCTGTCTAATATTTTCTTCCGCCCGATTGAGAAAATCAACGCTGTCATTGAAAGTTATCCAAAGGGCATTGCTGGTTTCAAACGTTATCTGGAGATCATTGATACAGAACCTGAAATTGCGGATAGCAAAAATGCCGTTGAATTCGAAAGTGTGAAGGGTGATATTCGCTTTGAGAACGTCTCGTTCGGATATGAATCCAGTCGGCGTATTCTAAGTGATATCAGTCTGTCTGTTCGACCAGGGGAAACCGTTGCTTTTGTTGGTCCGTCGGGTGCAGGCAAAACGACCATCTGCAGCTTGCTGCCAAGATTCTATGAGGTAGAAGAGGGACGTATCACTGTGGATGGCGTCGACATTCGTGACGTTAAGCTTCAATCCTTGCGCAAACATATTGGAATCGTGCAACAGGATGTATTTTTGTTCTCGGGTACCATTAAGGAGAATATTGCTTATGGTGATCTGAGTGCAACGGATGAACAAATCTGGGATGCAGCCCGTCGTGCCTCATTGGAGGAACTGATTCTTACGTTGCCGGATGGTATGGATACTGTCATTGGCGAGCGTGGAGTCAAGCTATCCGGAGGACAGAAGCAACGGTTATCTATTGCTCGTATGTTCTTGAAAAATCCACCCATTCTTATTCTGGATGAGGCAACCTCAGCGCTGGATACGGAAACGGAAGCACTGATCCAGCAATCACTCGCTGAATTGTCGGTGGGCAGAACAACACTTGTGATTGCACACAGACTGACAACTATCAAGAATGCAGATCGAATCATCGTAGTAAACACAGATGGTATCGCTGAGCAGGGCAACCATGAGGAATTGGTCGCCGCTGGAGGGATATACAGCCGTCTTCATCAGGTGCAATATAGTCACTCTTAA
- a CDS encoding AraC family transcriptional regulator produces MTEELFQPKQELSDLIERHSHHNGAMETAIPSLFVYHHSKISEPAYRVYKPSFCVIVQGLKEVLLAQERYEYGPSNYLIASMNLPVIGQIIKASADAPYLSLKLEFTPNQILEVLNECNIKVTFNENARRAMFVGQMESSIQDAVLRLVRLLDTPGEIPFLAPLYVKEILFRLLQGPYGGELAQIAVEGSSTYRIREAIEYIVHHWEQPFRIEDLAETASMSVSSFHRHFKEITAMSPLQFQKQLRLQEARRLLMAESADAADVAFRVGYESASQFSREYARMFGAPPRADIRRLKEKYDMSLSE; encoded by the coding sequence ATGACCGAAGAATTATTTCAACCAAAACAGGAATTGAGTGACCTGATCGAACGCCATTCCCACCATAACGGTGCAATGGAAACGGCGATTCCTTCCTTGTTTGTCTATCACCATTCCAAGATTAGTGAGCCGGCATACAGAGTATATAAACCTTCATTTTGTGTAATTGTTCAAGGGTTGAAAGAAGTATTGCTCGCACAGGAGCGTTATGAATATGGACCTTCCAATTACCTGATTGCTTCCATGAATCTCCCGGTCATCGGGCAGATTATCAAGGCATCCGCAGATGCACCCTACTTAAGTCTCAAGCTCGAATTCACACCGAACCAAATTCTCGAAGTACTTAACGAATGCAATATCAAGGTAACCTTCAACGAAAACGCCAGACGAGCCATGTTTGTAGGTCAGATGGAATCTTCCATTCAGGACGCTGTACTCCGACTTGTTCGATTGCTGGATACGCCGGGAGAGATTCCGTTTCTGGCTCCATTGTACGTTAAAGAAATCCTGTTCCGCCTCCTTCAAGGGCCTTACGGAGGAGAACTGGCGCAGATTGCGGTTGAAGGTAGCAGCACTTATCGGATCAGAGAAGCGATTGAGTACATCGTTCATCATTGGGAACAGCCATTTCGCATTGAAGATCTGGCTGAGACCGCCAGCATGAGCGTCTCTTCATTCCATCGTCACTTCAAAGAGATCACAGCTATGAGCCCATTACAATTCCAGAAACAATTAAGATTACAGGAAGCCCGGCGACTTCTGATGGCCGAATCTGCAGATGCGGCAGATGTAGCATTCCGGGTTGGCTACGAGAGTGCTTCCCAATTTAGCCGCGAATATGCACGCATGTTCGGTGCGCCGCCAAGAGCCGATATCCGACGGCTGAAAGAGAAATACGACATGAGCTTGAGTGAGTAA